In Thalassotalea fonticola, a single genomic region encodes these proteins:
- a CDS encoding efflux RND transporter permease subunit translates to MKDKLFGFVGKHPIWVILVSLSFAFFAASGAQNLVFKSDYRVFFGADNPQLMAYESMQNTYNKSDNVSFVVVPKDGNVFSAEHLQALKDLTKQSWQVPFSTRVDSITNFQYTYAEDDDMIVEDLVMDTSKLTSTDLSNIKNIAINEPLLLNKIISPTGHVSVVNVSVQFPGLDPNAEIANVSNFVKKMKANFIVANPGTEVHLSGMVMMNGAFTEVAMSDSATLIPLMFLIVIVFIGLLLRTISGTFATVMIIIISIATTMGIAGWLGFYLTGPSSSAPTMILTLAVADCIHILSSMFYEMRQGNDKKTALAKSLRLNLQPIFLTSITTAIGFLSMNFSDSPPFRDLGNLVAMGVMLAFIFSITIFPALLTVLPIKIKAVAEGKTDAMSTLASFVIKKRKLLLPLTSVIIIASTLFIPKNELNDDFVKYFDTSIPYRVATDYMQEHLSGMTLLEISVKTGISSGINNPEYLRNLANFSDWLRQQPETDHVNTITDTLKRLNKNMHADDPAWYKLPTEQEMAAQYLLLYEMSLPYGLDLNNQLNVDKSSAKIVATFKNLTSNELIEIEQRINAWFANNAAQYTVDVASPSLMFAHIGQRGINSMLIGTTLALLLISIILGVALKSWRYGAISLLPNLIPAGVAFGIWGLIEGQVGMSISVVIGMTLGIVVDDTVHFLTKYLHARREKQASPEAAVHYAFGNVGSALWTTTFVLVAGFIVLAQSSFSLNADMGLLTAITILIALIVDFLFLPPLLMALDKDKNTASVINQNTLTAELSAS, encoded by the coding sequence ATGAAAGATAAGCTGTTTGGCTTTGTCGGAAAACACCCAATTTGGGTTATTCTCGTTAGCCTATCCTTCGCCTTTTTTGCTGCTTCAGGAGCACAAAACTTGGTATTTAAAAGTGATTACCGAGTATTTTTTGGTGCTGATAACCCACAATTGATGGCTTATGAGTCAATGCAAAATACATATAACAAGAGTGATAATGTTTCATTTGTTGTTGTACCTAAAGACGGTAACGTTTTTAGCGCTGAGCATTTACAAGCGTTAAAAGACTTAACCAAACAAAGTTGGCAAGTGCCCTTCTCTACTCGAGTAGATTCAATTACTAACTTCCAATACACCTATGCCGAAGACGACGACATGATCGTTGAAGACTTAGTTATGGATACCAGCAAGTTAACTTCAACAGATTTAAGCAATATCAAAAACATTGCTATTAACGAGCCGCTTTTGCTTAATAAAATTATTTCACCTACTGGCCATGTATCTGTGGTCAACGTTAGCGTGCAATTTCCAGGGTTAGATCCAAATGCTGAAATTGCAAATGTGTCAAATTTTGTAAAAAAAATGAAAGCTAATTTTATCGTTGCCAACCCAGGAACTGAAGTTCATTTATCCGGTATGGTTATGATGAACGGAGCTTTTACTGAAGTTGCTATGAGTGATAGCGCGACTTTAATACCATTAATGTTCTTAATTGTTATTGTCTTTATTGGCCTGTTATTGCGTACTATATCCGGTACTTTTGCCACAGTGATGATTATCATCATAAGTATTGCTACCACTATGGGAATAGCAGGCTGGCTCGGTTTCTATTTAACCGGTCCTTCTTCATCGGCACCAACCATGATATTAACTTTAGCGGTTGCCGATTGTATTCATATACTCTCGTCAATGTTTTATGAAATGCGCCAAGGCAATGACAAAAAAACAGCTCTGGCGAAAAGCTTACGCCTTAATTTGCAACCAATATTCTTAACCAGTATCACCACCGCTATCGGTTTCTTGAGCATGAATTTTTCTGATTCACCGCCATTTAGAGATCTAGGCAATTTGGTCGCCATGGGGGTTATGCTGGCTTTCATATTTTCAATTACCATTTTCCCGGCATTACTGACGGTACTGCCAATTAAAATAAAAGCAGTGGCAGAAGGTAAAACCGATGCTATGTCTACTTTAGCAAGCTTTGTTATCAAAAAAAGAAAGCTATTGTTGCCATTAACCAGCGTTATTATTATAGCTTCAACGTTGTTTATTCCTAAAAACGAACTCAATGATGACTTTGTAAAATATTTCGATACATCAATACCATACCGTGTTGCTACTGATTACATGCAAGAACATTTATCAGGTATGACATTATTAGAAATATCCGTTAAAACAGGCATCTCTAGTGGTATAAATAACCCGGAATATTTACGTAATTTAGCCAACTTTAGCGATTGGTTACGCCAACAACCTGAAACGGACCACGTTAATACCATTACGGATACCTTAAAGCGTTTAAATAAAAACATGCATGCTGACGATCCTGCTTGGTACAAATTACCTACAGAGCAAGAAATGGCGGCGCAATACTTATTACTTTATGAAATGTCACTACCTTACGGGTTAGATCTAAATAACCAACTCAATGTAGATAAATCATCAGCTAAAATAGTGGCTACTTTCAAAAACTTAACCAGCAATGAATTGATTGAAATAGAGCAACGAATTAATGCATGGTTTGCCAATAACGCAGCCCAATACACAGTGGATGTTGCGAGTCCTAGTTTAATGTTTGCCCATATTGGCCAGCGCGGTATCAACAGCATGTTAATAGGCACCACGTTAGCCTTATTACTTATCTCAATTATTTTAGGCGTTGCCTTAAAGAGCTGGCGCTACGGCGCAATTAGCTTACTACCTAATTTGATTCCTGCGGGGGTAGCATTTGGTATTTGGGGACTCATTGAGGGTCAAGTTGGTATGAGTATATCCGTGGTTATTGGTATGACTCTGGGTATTGTTGTTGACGATACCGTGCACTTTTTAACTAAATACTTACATGCACGCCGTGAAAAGCAAGCTAGCCCTGAAGCTGCGGTTCACTATGCTTTTGGTAATGTTGGTAGCGCCCTGTGGACAACCACATTCGTATTAGTCGCTGGCTTTATCGTTTTGGCACAATCGTCATTTAGCTTAAATGCTGACATGGGTTTACTGACCGCCATCACTATTCTTATTGCATTGATCGTTGATTTCTTATTCTTGCCACCGTTGTTGATGGCACTTGATAAAGATAAAAACACAGCGTCAGTAATAAATCAGAACACCTTAACTGCCGAACTTTCAGCAAGTTAA
- a CDS encoding outer membrane lipoprotein-sorting protein has translation MLNKQIIASLFTTVALSIVTANAIAVPSQQVQAEKLGLEISEEAKSRDTGWADNTSDMLMLLRNKQGQESIREIKTKTLELLDDGDKSLTIFNKPRDVKGTSFLSFSHPVGNDDQWLYLPSLKRVKRISSRNKSGPFMGSEFSFEDLSSFEIEKYRYNYLGDENINGLESFMVEQFPVAENSGYTRRIVWLDKIEYRVQKIDFYDRKNSLLKTLSYSDYKQYLNKYWRADSALMINHQSGKSTELQWSNYAFKTGLVESDFNRNTLKRAR, from the coding sequence ATGTTAAATAAACAAATCATTGCCAGTCTTTTTACTACTGTGGCTCTATCAATAGTAACTGCTAATGCAATAGCGGTGCCGTCACAACAAGTGCAAGCCGAAAAGCTGGGTTTAGAAATATCTGAAGAAGCTAAATCACGTGATACTGGTTGGGCAGATAACACTTCCGATATGTTGATGTTACTGCGGAATAAACAAGGCCAGGAGAGTATTCGTGAAATTAAAACAAAAACCCTGGAATTGTTAGACGATGGCGATAAAAGCCTAACTATTTTTAACAAACCAAGGGATGTAAAAGGCACGTCTTTTTTAAGCTTTTCACACCCTGTTGGCAATGATGACCAATGGCTCTATTTACCGTCGTTAAAGCGAGTAAAGCGTATTTCTTCACGCAATAAATCTGGCCCATTTATGGGCTCAGAATTTTCTTTTGAAGATTTAAGTTCATTTGAAATTGAAAAATATCGTTATAACTATTTAGGCGATGAGAACATAAATGGTCTTGAAAGTTTTATGGTTGAACAATTTCCAGTGGCTGAAAACTCTGGCTATACAAGGCGTATCGTTTGGCTGGATAAAATAGAATATCGCGTACAAAAAATTGATTTTTATGATCGTAAAAATTCACTGCTAAAAACCTTGTCATATAGCGATTATAAACAGTATTTAAATAAATATTGGCGTGCTGATTCGGCATTAATGATTAATCACCAAAGTGGCAAAAGCACCGAGTTACAATGGAGCAACTATGCTTTTAAAACGGGATTAGTCGAAAGTGATTTTAACCGTAACACCTTAAAACGTGCGCGTTAG
- a CDS encoding MOSC domain-containing protein — protein MLELIQAEVKVGEGLVKDRFTGISESKRQITLIQHEHLMAMASLLHQDEISANILRRNLVVKGINLLALKGQTFCINDVVLQTTGLCHPCSKMETTLGPGGYNAMRGHGGITAKVLSPGFIKIGDTVKLSQKKAQSH, from the coding sequence ATGTTAGAATTAATCCAGGCTGAAGTTAAAGTTGGTGAAGGTCTAGTTAAAGATAGGTTTACTGGAATTAGTGAAAGTAAAAGGCAGATCACATTAATTCAACATGAACATTTAATGGCAATGGCTTCGCTATTGCACCAAGACGAAATTTCAGCCAATATACTAAGACGAAACCTTGTAGTAAAAGGGATTAATCTGCTTGCCTTAAAAGGGCAAACCTTTTGTATAAACGATGTAGTATTGCAAACTACAGGCTTGTGCCACCCTTGTTCTAAAATGGAAACTACTTTAGGTCCTGGTGGTTATAATGCAATGCGGGGGCACGGTGGCATTACCGCGAAAGTGTTAAGTCCTGGATTTATCAAGATAGGTGATACCGTTAAATTAAGTCAGAAAAAAGCTCAATCACATTAA
- a CDS encoding HU family DNA-binding protein has protein sequence MNKSELISKIAEGADLSKASAGRALDTLIESVTAELASGGDVALVGFGTFKVSDRAARTGRNPQTGAEIQIAASKAPGFKAGKSLKDACNS, from the coding sequence ATGAATAAAAGTGAATTGATTTCAAAAATCGCTGAAGGCGCAGATCTTTCTAAAGCTTCAGCTGGTCGTGCATTAGATACTTTAATCGAATCTGTTACTGCTGAGTTAGCAAGTGGCGGTGACGTTGCACTTGTAGGTTTTGGTACTTTTAAAGTTAGCGATCGTGCTGCTCGTACTGGCCGTAACCCACAAACTGGTGCAGAAATTCAAATTGCTGCATCTAAAGCTCCTGGCTTCAAAGCTGGTAAGTCTTTAAAAGATGCTTGTAACAGCTAA
- a CDS encoding endonuclease/exonuclease/phosphatase family protein — protein MPNNNSIEASTPADTAKFVPNSSIKIATFNLYNYIEPPFAFYDFEKILSAEQWQKKQNWISDYLSEFTPDVIGFQEVFSPVPLNKLVQEQGYPYFYVVDEAEVVDDFICKSPVVAIASKYNITEIAAVQPDEALAKAIGLNADFSFSRKVLRATIDLPHIGLCDCYVVHFKSKRPLIEHEQNIELSPEKNIIEKLKAQVIGGWGSSVQRGSEAALLFAEMICQREQSGRPMILLGDFNNTLQDGVLTHLLTNTLRFASAFDVNAYLEKYCLSDAWDLYQSTDNDTEHISRKPTHYYGATESVLDYILLSCEFDANFQGSLFEVSNYDTYDRHLINPIFERDGESTDHGVVLVTLSLRN, from the coding sequence TTGCCTAACAATAACAGTATTGAAGCAAGTACGCCGGCAGATACTGCCAAATTTGTACCAAACTCATCCATCAAAATTGCCACATTCAATTTATATAACTATATTGAACCTCCTTTTGCATTTTACGATTTTGAAAAAATATTAAGTGCTGAGCAATGGCAAAAAAAACAAAATTGGATATCTGATTATTTATCTGAATTTACACCTGATGTAATTGGCTTTCAGGAAGTATTTAGCCCAGTGCCATTAAATAAGTTGGTGCAAGAGCAAGGCTATCCATACTTTTATGTTGTTGATGAAGCCGAAGTTGTTGATGACTTTATTTGTAAAAGTCCGGTAGTTGCGATTGCCTCAAAATATAACATTACCGAAATAGCTGCCGTGCAGCCGGATGAAGCTTTAGCAAAGGCGATAGGGCTTAATGCAGATTTTTCATTCAGTCGCAAGGTGTTAAGGGCAACCATAGATTTACCTCACATAGGACTTTGTGATTGTTATGTTGTGCACTTTAAATCTAAACGACCATTGATTGAGCATGAACAAAACATTGAATTGTCGCCAGAAAAAAATATTATCGAGAAACTCAAGGCGCAAGTAATAGGAGGTTGGGGCTCGTCTGTGCAACGTGGTAGTGAAGCGGCGTTGTTATTTGCTGAAATGATTTGCCAAAGAGAACAATCAGGCCGGCCAATGATACTACTGGGAGATTTTAACAATACTCTACAAGATGGGGTACTCACGCATTTGTTAACCAATACATTACGCTTTGCCTCTGCATTTGATGTCAACGCCTACCTTGAAAAATATTGTTTAAGTGATGCTTGGGATTTATACCAAAGTACCGATAACGATACTGAGCATATTTCACGTAAGCCTACACATTACTACGGCGCTACCGAATCAGTACTGGATTATATTTTATTATCATGTGAGTTTGATGCGAATTTCCAAGGCAGTTTGTTTGAAGTGAGTAACTATGACACTTATGACCGACACCTGATAAACCCTATATTTGAACGCGATGGTGAAAGTACCGATCATGGCGTTGTATTGGTGACGCTTTCGCTTCGAAATTAA
- a CDS encoding LysE family translocator gives MDFTILAIFIPTVFFISITPGMCMTLALTLGMSIGVRRTMWMMMGELIGVAAVAVAAVLGVAALMLKLPEVFSIFKIVGALYLAYLGIQMWLSKGKMAITHNREATPTVSRKGLFMQGLVTAIANPKGWAFMISLLPPFINPENSVAVQLSFLVGVIMVSEFICMMLYATGGKSLGLLLAKAENVRVMNRISGTLMMGVALWLALS, from the coding sequence TTGGACTTCACAATTTTAGCTATCTTTATCCCAACCGTTTTCTTTATAAGCATCACCCCGGGAATGTGTATGACGCTTGCGCTCACTTTAGGCATGAGCATTGGCGTTCGCCGCACAATGTGGATGATGATGGGTGAATTAATTGGCGTTGCCGCTGTAGCAGTTGCTGCGGTTTTAGGAGTTGCGGCTTTAATGCTTAAGCTACCCGAAGTCTTTAGCATTTTTAAAATCGTTGGTGCTCTATACCTTGCCTATCTAGGGATTCAAATGTGGCTATCTAAAGGCAAAATGGCTATTACCCACAATCGCGAAGCTACTCCTACCGTATCGCGTAAAGGGTTGTTTATGCAGGGATTAGTTACCGCTATAGCGAATCCAAAAGGTTGGGCTTTTATGATTTCGTTATTGCCACCGTTTATTAATCCAGAAAACTCTGTTGCTGTGCAGTTAAGCTTTTTGGTCGGGGTTATTATGGTATCAGAGTTTATTTGTATGATGTTGTACGCTACAGGCGGTAAATCATTAGGACTATTACTCGCTAAAGCTGAAAATGTACGTGTAATGAACCGTATTTCAGGAACCCTAATGATGGGAGTTGCGCTTTGGTTAGCATTAAGCTAA
- the ccoN gene encoding cytochrome-c oxidase, cbb3-type subunit I yields MSQSNLTEMDYNYKVVRQFTVMTVIWGIVGTAVGVLIAAQLIWPALNFETPWLTYSRLRPLHTNAVIFAFGTSALFATSYYVVQRTCKTALFGGKLVAFTFWGWQAVILSAAITLPLGLTSSKEYAELEWPIDILIALVWVSYAIVFFGTLLKRKTSHIYVANWFFGGFILTVAVLHIGNSMVIPLTWTKSYSLYPGAIDAMMQWWYGHNAVGFLLTAGFLGMMYYFVPKQAERPVYSYRLSIVHFWALVSLYIWAGPHHLHYTALPDWTQSVGMVMSIVLFLPSWGGMINGIMTLSGAWHKLRHDPILRFLIVSLSFYGMSTFEGPMMAIKSVNALSHYTDWTVGHVHSGALGWVAMVSIGAMYHLIPVLFNQGRMYSVKLINVHFWLHTTGIVLYIVAMWISGVMQGLMWRAVNTDGTLTYSFVESLQASYPFYFIRFVGGCLVVAGFLLMAYNMFKTIGAKDNSLEKQEVMA; encoded by the coding sequence ATGAGTCAAAGCAATCTGACAGAAATGGATTACAACTACAAAGTTGTTCGCCAGTTTACTGTAATGACTGTAATTTGGGGTATTGTTGGTACGGCAGTCGGTGTTTTAATCGCAGCACAGTTAATCTGGCCAGCGCTTAACTTCGAAACTCCGTGGTTAACTTACTCTCGTTTACGTCCTTTACACACCAATGCAGTAATTTTCGCATTTGGTACAAGCGCTCTGTTCGCCACGTCGTACTATGTAGTACAGCGTACCTGTAAAACAGCATTATTCGGCGGTAAACTTGTCGCTTTCACCTTCTGGGGATGGCAAGCCGTTATTTTATCTGCTGCAATCACCTTACCTTTAGGATTAACATCTTCAAAAGAATATGCTGAACTAGAATGGCCAATTGACATTTTAATTGCCTTAGTATGGGTGTCATATGCGATTGTATTCTTTGGTACATTATTAAAGCGTAAAACATCTCACATTTATGTGGCAAACTGGTTCTTTGGTGGTTTCATCTTAACCGTTGCTGTTTTACACATTGGTAATTCAATGGTTATTCCATTAACTTGGACTAAATCATATTCATTATACCCTGGTGCCATCGATGCGATGATGCAGTGGTGGTATGGACATAATGCCGTTGGCTTCCTACTAACTGCTGGTTTCCTAGGTATGATGTACTACTTTGTACCTAAACAAGCTGAACGTCCGGTTTACTCATACCGTTTATCAATTGTTCACTTCTGGGCACTTGTATCTTTATACATTTGGGCTGGACCTCATCATTTACATTACACCGCGCTTCCTGATTGGACACAAAGTGTCGGTATGGTAATGTCTATCGTTTTATTCCTTCCTTCATGGGGCGGTATGATCAACGGTATTATGACGTTATCGGGTGCATGGCATAAACTTCGCCATGATCCAATTTTACGTTTCTTAATTGTTTCTCTGTCTTTCTACGGTATGTCTACGTTTGAAGGGCCAATGATGGCAATTAAATCTGTAAACGCATTATCTCATTACACTGACTGGACTGTTGGCCACGTACACTCAGGCGCACTAGGCTGGGTAGCTATGGTTTCTATTGGTGCTATGTACCACTTAATTCCAGTACTATTTAACCAAGGTCGCATGTACAGTGTTAAATTAATCAACGTTCATTTCTGGTTGCACACTACCGGTATTGTTTTATACATAGTAGCAATGTGGATTTCAGGTGTAATGCAAGGTTTGATGTGGCGTGCGGTTAACACCGACGGTACCTTAACCTACAGTTTCGTTGAAAGTTTACAGGCTTCATATCCGTTCTACTTCATTCGTTTTGTTGGTGGTTGTTTAGTAGTAGCAGGTTTCCTATTAATGGCTTACAACATGTTCAAAACTATTGGTGCTAAAGACAATAGTTTAGAAAAACAAGAAGTGATGGCTTAA
- the ccoO gene encoding cytochrome-c oxidase, cbb3-type subunit II: MQNKHEKVEKHVGWFFTFTIAAISIGGLVEITPLFFQKETTTPVESLRPYTALEMEGRDIYIREGCNNCHSQMIRPLRAETERYGHYSVAGESVWEHPFLWGSKRTGPDLARVGQRYSDDWHYAHLMDPRSVVPESNMPSYSWLAETPASNELSAKKMEIFNMLTKNRSHKDADGNPIPLYSSDDIANAGSEFKTTKSITGKNSLTEMDALIAYLQSLGHALK; this comes from the coding sequence ATGCAAAATAAACATGAAAAAGTAGAAAAACACGTAGGTTGGTTCTTTACCTTTACTATTGCTGCGATCAGTATTGGTGGCTTGGTTGAGATAACACCTTTGTTTTTCCAAAAAGAAACAACAACACCAGTAGAAAGCTTACGCCCATATACTGCGTTAGAAATGGAAGGTCGTGATATTTACATTCGTGAAGGCTGTAACAACTGTCATTCACAAATGATCCGTCCATTACGCGCTGAAACAGAGCGTTACGGTCACTACTCTGTTGCTGGAGAGTCCGTTTGGGAACATCCTTTCTTATGGGGTTCTAAACGTACTGGTCCAGACTTGGCACGTGTTGGCCAACGTTATTCAGATGATTGGCATTATGCTCATTTAATGGATCCTCGTTCAGTAGTTCCTGAATCTAATATGCCATCGTACTCTTGGTTAGCTGAAACACCAGCGTCAAATGAACTATCAGCCAAGAAGATGGAAATTTTTAATATGCTTACCAAAAATCGAAGCCATAAAGATGCGGATGGTAACCCTATCCCACTTTACTCAAGCGACGATATTGCTAACGCAGGTTCAGAATTTAAAACGACGAAAAGTATTACTGGTAAGAACAGTCTAACTGAAATGGACGCTCTTATCGCATATTTACAATCACTTGGTCATGCGTTGAAATAA
- a CDS encoding cbb3-type cytochrome oxidase subunit 3 encodes MDIGLLRGIFTVLIFVLFIVIVLWAYNKNRKSSFDEAANSIFDENENKNDKVNTNKGDN; translated from the coding sequence ATGGATATTGGCTTATTAAGAGGCATTTTTACGGTATTAATCTTTGTACTATTCATTGTGATAGTACTTTGGGCTTATAACAAAAACCGTAAGTCATCGTTTGATGAAGCCGCTAATTCTATATTTGACGAAAATGAAAATAAAAACGATAAAGTGAATACGAACAAAGGAGACAATTAA
- the ccoP gene encoding cytochrome-c oxidase, cbb3-type subunit III, with translation MSTFWSVWISVLTLGTLVGCYILLRWCLKNFAGVPEGESMGHEFDGIEELNNPLPKWWSTFFLVTIIWGFGYLALYPGLGNYKGLFGWKSSNQDVMSLADSKAQVASMKEAGFAVQYDREVDRANAKFGPIFAEFAKQDVESLSKDKAALKIGQRLFLQNCSQCHGSDAKGTTGFPNLVDNDWLYGGDGATIEQSILHGRKAQGMIAWETMLGGDEGVKEVAAYVLSLNPERATKVDSALAAKGEAKFAMCAACHGVDGTGSTAMGIPLGAPNLSDNTWLYGGSERAVQESIANGRAGVMPAWKGILGEDKVRVISAYVYSLSNQE, from the coding sequence ATGTCTACATTTTGGAGTGTATGGATATCTGTTTTAACACTGGGTACCTTAGTAGGTTGTTACATACTACTACGTTGGTGTTTAAAAAACTTCGCTGGTGTTCCTGAAGGGGAATCAATGGGCCATGAGTTTGACGGTATCGAAGAATTGAACAACCCTCTTCCTAAATGGTGGAGCACGTTCTTTTTAGTAACTATTATTTGGGGCTTTGGCTACTTAGCGTTATACCCTGGTTTAGGTAACTACAAAGGTTTATTTGGCTGGAAAAGTTCTAACCAAGACGTAATGAGCCTTGCCGATTCAAAAGCACAAGTTGCCTCAATGAAAGAAGCTGGTTTTGCGGTTCAATATGACCGTGAAGTTGACCGTGCAAATGCTAAATTTGGTCCTATTTTTGCTGAATTTGCTAAGCAAGACGTTGAATCACTAAGTAAAGATAAAGCTGCGCTAAAAATTGGCCAACGTTTATTTTTACAAAACTGTTCACAATGTCATGGTTCAGATGCCAAAGGTACTACAGGCTTCCCTAACCTAGTTGATAACGACTGGTTATACGGCGGTGATGGTGCAACTATTGAGCAATCAATTTTGCATGGCCGTAAAGCGCAAGGCATGATCGCCTGGGAAACTATGTTAGGTGGCGATGAAGGCGTTAAAGAAGTTGCAGCTTACGTACTTTCTCTTAACCCTGAGCGTGCAACTAAAGTAGACTCAGCCCTAGCCGCTAAAGGTGAAGCTAAATTTGCTATGTGTGCAGCTTGTCATGGCGTAGATGGTACAGGTAGTACTGCAATGGGTATTCCATTAGGTGCACCAAATCTTTCTGACAATACCTGGTTATACGGTGGTTCTGAGCGAGCAGTGCAAGAATCAATCGCTAATGGCCGTGCCGGTGTAATGCCTGCTTGGAAAGGTATTTTAGGCGAAGATAAAGTACGTGTAATTAGTGCATACGTATATAGTTTATCTAACCAAGAATAA
- a CDS encoding FixH family protein: MKTAWYKEPWAYLVFGLPLISVVVGTTVFFIANKNADTVVVDDYYKKGKTINQDIRKYKLSQKLGIRFDMQISNNEVILKPTGIEKTFPVLNVNFYHVTIAERDFSVKLTPDGNGWMRQSFDQNVEGKWRVLVTPYDNKWKMQTTVALPQSQFSEFELQY; encoded by the coding sequence ATGAAAACAGCTTGGTACAAAGAGCCATGGGCTTATTTAGTCTTCGGCCTTCCTTTAATTTCAGTTGTCGTTGGCACTACAGTTTTTTTTATCGCCAATAAAAATGCTGATACTGTAGTCGTTGATGATTACTATAAAAAAGGCAAAACCATTAACCAAGATATTCGTAAGTACAAGCTTTCACAAAAACTAGGCATACGTTTTGATATGCAAATTTCAAACAATGAGGTTATATTAAAACCAACCGGCATTGAAAAAACATTTCCTGTCCTTAACGTTAATTTTTATCATGTTACCATTGCTGAACGTGACTTTTCAGTAAAATTAACACCTGATGGTAACGGTTGGATGCGTCAAAGCTTTGATCAAAATGTCGAGGGAAAATGGCGAGTGCTAGTTACTCCATATGATAACAAATGGAAAATGCAAACTACTGTAGCCCTACCGCAATCGCAATTTTCCGAGTTTGAATTACAGTACTAA